The Mycolicibacterium mucogenicum DSM 44124 genomic sequence TGCATCCAGGTGACGTGCTTGAGCAACCCGAGAAGCGTTGTCGCTGACGGGACGAGGCGCCGGCGGGACTCCTCCTCGGTGAGGCCGTCGAGAGTCAGTTCGACGGCACGGCGGTAGTCCTCCACGAAGGCGTCGAGCTGGGCCCGTTCGTCGTCCAGCAGTACATCGAACGAGCCCATCGCTGTCCTCTCATCACACCGTGGCGGCCGGCTGCTTCCTGGTGACCTTCACCATCATCTTGGAGTAGCCCTTTACGAAGTTGGATTGGGTGTACTCGGGCTCCCCCACAACCTCGATGTCCTCGAATCGGGCCAGCAGCTCCTCCCACAGGATTTTCAGCTGCAGCTCGGCGAGACGGCTGCCCATGCAGCGGTGGATGCCGATGCCGAACGCCAGGTGATGGCGGGCGTTGTGGCGGCCGATGATGAAGTCGTCCGGGTTCTCGAACTTGCGCTCATCGCGGTTGGCCGAGGCGTACCACATGACGAGTTTGTCGCCCTTGCGGATGAACTGTCCGTTCAGGATGGTGTCCTGCTTGGCCACGCGCCGCATGTAGGCCAGCGGGGTCTGCCACCGGATGATCTCGTGGACCGCCTTGGTGATGAGGCCCGGATCGGCCTTCAGCCGGGCGAACTCGTCGGGGTTCTGGTTCAGGGCCAGCACGCCACCGGTCATCGAATTGCGGGTGGTGTCGTTGCCGCCCACGATCAGCAGGATCAGGTTGCCGAGGAACTCCATCGGCCGATCGATCAGGTCCTTGGTGTCGTCGGACGACTGCATGAGCGTGATGAGGTCGAAGCCGGGCTTCTCTCCCGCCGCCAACCGCGCCTTCTTGTCGTACCAGAGGGCGCTGAATGCGCGCGCCATATCGGCCGCGGCGCTGAACATCTCATCCATGTCGGCCTCACCGCCGGTGGCCGAGGCGCTGCCGGCCACGGTGTCGGTCCAATAGACCAACTTGCGGCGCTCGTCGTAGGGGAAGTCGAGCAACGTCGCCAGCATGCGTGAGGTCAGTTCGATCGAGACGGTGTCGACCCAGTCGAACGGTTCGTCCAGGGGCAGACCGTCGAGGACCTCCTGCACCCGGGTCCGAATCAGTGCTTCCATCTCCTGGAGGTTCTGGGGCGCCACCACGCCCTGCACCGCGCCGCGCTGCTCGTCGTGACGCGGCGGGTCCATGGCAATGAACATCTGGACGTCGAGGCCCTCGGGCGGGTCGCCGATGATGATCTGCGGCTCGGCGGAGAATCGCTCGTTGTCCTTGTCGACGGTGACGATGTCGTCGTACCGGGTGATCGACCAGAAGGGCCCGAACGGGCTGTTCGGCTGGTAGTGCACCGGCGCCTCGTCGCGCAGCCGCTTGAAGTACTCCTGCCAGCGGCCCTGACGGAACATGAACGGGTTACTGACGTCGATGTCTGCCAGGTCGACATCCTCGACAGGAGGAATCGGGCTCTCGACGAAGACGGGCGTTTTGTCGCCGACCACTGACTTCTTCGTCTTCTGGTAGAGGTGCATGCCCTTGATCTGCAAGGGCATCGGGATCGTCGACTGAGCCCGGTTGAGTACCGGATCGACGATCGCTTCCTGCGCCTTGGTGATTGCCTGATCGAGAATGTTCACGAGTTTCTCCGTCTTGTCAGATCTGGAATTTCGGGCTGTGGATCGGCATCTGACCAATTCTCATGCCGTTGCTGTGCGGCAATCCAGGAATTGGCCACTTCTACGTCATGCCGGCACGGTTTGCTCCAATGCGCAGCGGTGCCGCCGGACGAACTCGAGGTCGCGCTCCAGCAGTGCGACGAACGGCCGGGCGCCGTGGTCGCCGGCGTCCACCGCGGCACGGCACGAGCGGACGGCCTCACCGATGCGACCGATGATGTCGTCGACGAATCCTTCGCGGTCGTCGAGACCGTATGCGTCAAGGAACATGCGGAGGCGTCGCGCGACATCGGGAGCCTTGGACCAGCCCCGGGCACGGGCGTGATCGCGCGCGTGCAGACCCACGACATGCCATGCGGCATAGGCCAGTTCGCGGCGCCGAGTGGTCGGGCCCGCGTGGTCCCAGTCGATCAGCGAGTGGATCCGGCCGGTAGAGTCCGCCACCAGGTTCGCGAGGCTGACGTCGTTGTGCCCGATGATCTCGCCGTCCTTCAAGCCGCGGCTGCCGTCACGCCAGTGCAGTTCGGGCCCCGGGCGGAAGCTCTCCACGGCGTCGTGGAACTGCCGCAGCAGACGCGCGACCCGCACCAGGTTCGCTTCGAAGCGCAACCAGACGGGCCAGCCCTCGGCGCTGGCGGCCGTTTGCCCGTCGATGAAGGTCAGCACCTCGTGGCCTTCGGAGTCGACGCCGAACACCCGGGGCGCACCCGCGAAGCCGACCGACTCGAGGTGCTTGAGGAGTTCGTGCACGGCCGGGGTCCAGTGGCCGGTCGAACGGCGGACCGTGCCCCCGGTGCGCAGAACCGTGCCGCCCCAGCCGCCGGCCAGCCGCTCTGCGGTGTCGTTGACTGCAACCATCGGGGCCTCCTCGCATCGACTGTTCGTTGGCAATCACGCTACGAACCAAAACGTGCAGCTGGGAGACCCTAAGCGGCTGAAAACTTACTCGAAGTGGCAAGGCTGAGGGCAGATGTAAGCTACCGGCCGTGGCCGTCGTCGATCAGTACCACCTCTCCGGTGCCTGGAACTTTCGTGACGTCGGCGCCCTTCGAACCGACGACGGACGTGCGATCCGGCCCGGAGTTCTGTACCGGTCGTCGGAGCTGTGTGCGCTCGACGCGGACGGTCAGGAGAACCTGCGCGAACTGGGGATCACCGACGTCATCGACCTCCGCAGCGAGAGTGAGATCGCGTGGAACGGTCGCGATGTCCTACCGCCGGGCGTGACGCTGCACGCCGCGGCGGTCCACGACGACGGGCAGCAGAAGGCCCCTCACGAGCCTGAACGCGTCGCCACGCCAGAGTTGTTCGAGGCCGCCCTGGAGTACGCCTACAGTCGTTTTCCGCTGCTGCCGACAGGACAGCGCGCACTCGCATACACAGTGCGCGTGGTGTTGGAAGCAGAAGGCGGCGTCCTCATTCACTGCGCGGCCGGGAAGGATCGCGCGGGCTGGATCGTCGCCGCGCTCCTGCGCGCTGCCGGAGTCCGCGAGGCCGACATCCTGGCCGACTACCTGCGGAGCAACGAGGCCGTGGAACCGCTGCGCAAGCATGTGATCGACCGCAACGGTGACGTATCCCAACTCTCGGACAAGATCCTCGGGGTCCACGGCGACTTCATCGCCGCATCGTGGCGGACGGTCGACGAGCAGTTCGGCAGCTTTGACGCCTACCTGGGCGAAATCGGCGTCGACGCACCCGTGGTCGCCGCCCTTCGCGCCCGCCTACTGGACGAAACCGAAACTGCCACAATGAATTCGGCGAAGCAAAACGATCTTGGTGCCGCAACTTACTAGATTTGGCAATGTGGTTGATTGGGACATCCCCCGCACGCCGACAAGCGTCGGCGTGCTGCTCGGTCTGGCCAGTGAACGGGGCATCAGCCCGGAAATGTGTCTGGCCGGCTCGCGCCTGACCGTCCGTGGCCTGCAGAGTCCCAGCGCCGAAGTCACTGCGCGGCAGGAACTGGCTGTCGTCACGAATCTGCTTGAGGCACTTGACTATCCCGATGATCTCGGTGTCGAGGTGGGACTCCGCTATCGACTTGCCACCTACGGCATATTCGGATTCGCGTTGATCAGCAGCCCGACCTTGCGCAGTGCGATCGACGTCGGTGTGCGCTATCTCGACCTCACGTTTGCGTCGTCGACGCTCGGCACCCGGGTGGTCGGCGACGAGTTCCACTTCGTCCTGGAGGCGCCGGGCACGCCCGATCGCGTCCGGCGATTCGAGATCGACCGGCTGGCCACGGCGATCGCGGTGATCAAGCGGGAACTGTCGGCTGACCTGCCACCCTTGGGCGTCCGGTTCACCCACCGCCGCCCCGCCGACCTCGACCGGTACATCGCCGCATTCGACTCTGAGCCGCAGTTCGATGCACCCGAGAATCTGCTGATTCTGCCCATCGGTCTGCTCGACCTCCCCCTGCCGCAGGCCAACGCCTACAACTCCGCCGCAACGCAGGAGCAGTGCCGCAATCTCTTGGAGGAGCGGCGTAGCCGGACCGGGCTGTCGGGCCAGGTTCGTGACCTGTTGCTGGCGTCCCCGGCACAGCCTCCGAATGCGCACGAGATCGCCCATGCGCTGCTGATGAGTCCGCGGACGTTACGCCACCGACTCGGCGCCGAGGGCACGTCGTACCGCGAACTGCTCGACGAAATCCGGCAGCGGCTTTCGGAAGAGATGCTGATCGGCGGCCGCTTGACCGTGGCCGAGACGGCGAGTCGACTGGGTTATGTTGAGCTGTCGAGCTTTTCGCAGGCGTTCCGCCGGTGGCACGGAATGAGCCCACGGGCCTTCCGCGCGTCTCGCACCTGAGAGCGAGAGGCTCCGCCCTGCAGCCTGTTCCACCGCTTATGCCGCGGCATCCCACCAGTCGAGTAGCCGTGTGCCGTAAAGGGTGAGCCACTTCGAGGGCTGTCCGGCCGGCACATCGACCTCGAACCACACCCGCCCCGGCTGCCGGCCGGACTGCAACCAGGTGCCGTCCGGCTGACGGGCAGCCCGAACGATGTCGACTGCGTCGCGTATCCGGGGATCCGGAGTGGTGCCATCCTGTAGCGCGGCGCTGCGGAAGTACTCAGCCGCGTTGAGGGCGCTGTACGACCACCGCATCGGATAGGTGAAATCGTTGATCCAGTGACCCACAGGCTGATTCGTGCTGAGCCGGTTGAGTAACCGGCGTTCGAGCAGGTACTCCTCCCCGCGCCGGCGTGCCGCACGAATGTCGGCGTTGCCCGATGTGGCGGCCTCGTACGCGAGCAGTCCCTTCAGCGAATTCAGCGTCGAATGAAACGAAGAACGGCGCGAACCTTCGACCCAATCGCAGTTCCACCCGCCATCGGGCAACTGATGCTCGAGAAACCAGCCGGCGAGGCCGTTGACATCCGCGCCGAGCCACACACCGTTGGCCAGGGTCCAGGCATTGATGCAGCAATCCACCTCACCGGACCAGTAGGGCAGATCGTCGTACTCCCAGCGGGAGTGCTCGTCGAGCAACTCGACGGTCCGGCGTTCCTGTAACACCGATGCGTCAAGTCCCCACTCGCGCAACGCATTCAACGTCCACGTCGTCGCAGTCCACGGTTGCCCTTCGTCGGCCCCGTCAGGGTCGTCGAAGTCGAAGTCCGCAGGGAAGAACGCACCGCCCGCCCACTGGCCGTCGGGATCCTGCAGCGCGAGCAGTCGTGCGCCGAAGCCCTCGGTTGCGATTCGCGACCGGGTTGCCTCCCATACCGCCGGCGTGGCGTCGAGCAGGTCGCGCTCGACCTGCCAGCGCAGCGTCGGATCCGAGTCCAGCAGCCAGTCCGTCAGGGCCTCGCTCGTCATCAGACCGCCATCACGCTAGGAGCAGTAGACCTGGCCGTTGAGCACGCAATTCGACGGTGGCGTGTAGGTACCGCTGAGAATTCCGCGGATGCCGCCGTTGGCAGAGCCACCGGGTGGAATCACGCGGTTCCAGCTCGCCGGGGTGATCACGTAGTGCGTGCCGTATTGGGCGAAGGTACTGCTCCACGCATGCGAGATCGACTGCCCGACCGGCATGTCGAACTCGATCTTCCAATCCGCCATCGGCACGGTGCTGTAGTTGGTGACAACGAAGCGCGCGATGAAGCCGTCCTGCCAGGTGTGTTGCACCACCAACCGCGCCCCGGCTGCGGCCGCATGAGCCATCGGAGTGCCGGCGAGTCCGATGATGGCGACGGTCAACACGGACACCACGACGTGAAGCGCTGTGCGCCAGCGCTTCACGAGAGAGTCCGGTCCAGTCATCGCACCCCAGACTAAGGCTCGCCGACACGTGCCATCGCCCGAGCCGCGGGTGCACTGCCATACCTTTGCACGATTGCAACCGTCGCGAGACCCGGTCCGGTTCCGCGATGACGATTGCCCGCCCATTTCGAAAAATCTTGTTGCCATGTGCTTGCACTCGCCGGCGTCGAGTGCTAAAACAAATCTATGCCAGCCGATACAGATAATCGAGCTGGAAGCGCATAGATGGCATAAGAGAAAGGACAGATGGAGGTGGCCACGATGCTGCTGCGTACTGACCCGTTCCGGGACCTGGATCGCTTTACCCAAGAAGTCCTTGGCACCGCGGCCCGGCCGGCGGCGATGCCCATGGACGCCTGGCGCGACGGAGACGAATTCCACGTCGAGTTCGACCTGCCCGGCATCAACGCCGACTCGCTCGACCTCGATATCGAGAACAATGTGGTGACTGTGCGCGCCGAACGAGCGCCCGTGGATTCGTCACGGGAAATGCTGGCCGCCGAGCGGCCACGCGGCGTCTTCTCCCGACAGCTGGTACTGGGCAACAACCTGGACACCGGGAGGATCACCGCGGAGTACCGAGACGGAGTGCTCCGGCTCGTGATCCCGGTTGCCGAGAAGGCCAAGCCGCGCAAGATCAGCGTGAGCAGAGCCGGCAATGCCAAGGCCATCGACGAAAGTCGAGTGATCACCGAAGACGGCAGCCCCGTCACCAACACGGCGGCGACCAAGGAGCCGGTGAACGCCTGACCGGACCGAACAGCCGGTGCCGGGCTGCGACACTGTCCAGCCCGGCACCGGCCGGCCAACTTCCCGCGAACTGCGGCACATTCTTGAATGGTCGGTGCCATGCCGACAGTGCAAGGAGGTGAAAAGTGATGCAGTACAGCACGATTGCGGCGCCGGCGGCGCCTGACACCATCGCGCCAGAAGAGCTGGCCCAATCCCTGGGTCTGGACGACCCCACGATGGTGATAGCGCTGATCGCCGAAGTCGACGCCATCTTCTGTGCCGCCGAAGCTCCTTGCCGTCAGCAACCGACACCACCAGCGATCGGGTGCGCCCTGCTCGGGCCCCGGTCCGCTGGTCGGTCTTTGGAGTACACACGTCAGCGACCACGGCGCGGGCCGGTGCGTCGCATGACGCCGGTGCAGCGCAGCCCTCCGGGAGCCACAGCCGCTGCAACAGTCATGTGAGCCGGTGGTTCCTCCCCCACCACGAAGGCTGGGCCAAACGCCGCCAGGGCCACACCCTGGGCGCCCTCCTGCACCACGGCATGCACGCAGAGGCGCCGATGCCCAATCTAGGCAACACCTCCCCGGCGGCAGGCCCGGTCTTCACGCCGGCCAGTTTCGTCTTCGCTGCCTCTGGATACCCCTTCAGAAGGACCAAAGACAGCTGACTCCTGGAACAGGAGCGTGACGGAAGGAGCTCGACGTGGCGTTCACGCACATCGCATCGAAAACAATGGCAGCCGCTGCCGGCATCGCAGCAGCCGGAATCCTGGCGGCGACACCGGCCCTCGCCGACCCCACAGCGGTGATGTTCGGTCAGCGCGCAGAGATTCCCAGCCCCGGAGGCGCGATCGAATACACCGTCATCAACCTGCAGCCGAGTGGCCACAACGACGGCATCTGGTATTCCGACGTGACAGCACGTGCCGTGAGTGGTGCCCCGACGCCGAACATCTCCGACTTCAATGCACGGGCCGTCAACAGCTCGACATATGCGGACATGAAGGGCAACGAGGTCGACGGCCTGCCGAATCAGCCGATCGCCCCGGGCAGCTACGCAACGGGTCGCCTCTACTTCGACGTCCGCAACGGCACCGCTCCTGACAGCGTCGTGTACCGCGACGCCGGCGGCACCGACAAGGTGGTCTGGAAGAGCTAGCCGACTGCGATGGCGGATTTCCGCCAGCGCTGCGCGCGACGTGGCCAATAACGTCGAC encodes the following:
- a CDS encoding cytochrome P450; this translates as MNILDQAITKAQEAIVDPVLNRAQSTIPMPLQIKGMHLYQKTKKSVVGDKTPVFVESPIPPVEDVDLADIDVSNPFMFRQGRWQEYFKRLRDEAPVHYQPNSPFGPFWSITRYDDIVTVDKDNERFSAEPQIIIGDPPEGLDVQMFIAMDPPRHDEQRGAVQGVVAPQNLQEMEALIRTRVQEVLDGLPLDEPFDWVDTVSIELTSRMLATLLDFPYDERRKLVYWTDTVAGSASATGGEADMDEMFSAAADMARAFSALWYDKKARLAAGEKPGFDLITLMQSSDDTKDLIDRPMEFLGNLILLIVGGNDTTRNSMTGGVLALNQNPDEFARLKADPGLITKAVHEIIRWQTPLAYMRRVAKQDTILNGQFIRKGDKLVMWYASANRDERKFENPDDFIIGRHNARHHLAFGIGIHRCMGSRLAELQLKILWEELLARFEDIEVVGEPEYTQSNFVKGYSKMMVKVTRKQPAATV
- a CDS encoding phosphotransferase; its protein translation is MVAVNDTAERLAGGWGGTVLRTGGTVRRSTGHWTPAVHELLKHLESVGFAGAPRVFGVDSEGHEVLTFIDGQTAASAEGWPVWLRFEANLVRVARLLRQFHDAVESFRPGPELHWRDGSRGLKDGEIIGHNDVSLANLVADSTGRIHSLIDWDHAGPTTRRRELAYAAWHVVGLHARDHARARGWSKAPDVARRLRMFLDAYGLDDREGFVDDIIGRIGEAVRSCRAAVDAGDHGARPFVALLERDLEFVRRHRCALEQTVPA
- a CDS encoding tyrosine-protein phosphatase; this encodes MAVVDQYHLSGAWNFRDVGALRTDDGRAIRPGVLYRSSELCALDADGQENLRELGITDVIDLRSESEIAWNGRDVLPPGVTLHAAAVHDDGQQKAPHEPERVATPELFEAALEYAYSRFPLLPTGQRALAYTVRVVLEAEGGVLIHCAAGKDRAGWIVAALLRAAGVREADILADYLRSNEAVEPLRKHVIDRNGDVSQLSDKILGVHGDFIAASWRTVDEQFGSFDAYLGEIGVDAPVVAALRARLLDETETATMNSAKQNDLGAATY
- a CDS encoding AraC family transcriptional regulator; this translates as MVDWDIPRTPTSVGVLLGLASERGISPEMCLAGSRLTVRGLQSPSAEVTARQELAVVTNLLEALDYPDDLGVEVGLRYRLATYGIFGFALISSPTLRSAIDVGVRYLDLTFASSTLGTRVVGDEFHFVLEAPGTPDRVRRFEIDRLATAIAVIKRELSADLPPLGVRFTHRRPADLDRYIAAFDSEPQFDAPENLLILPIGLLDLPLPQANAYNSAATQEQCRNLLEERRSRTGLSGQVRDLLLASPAQPPNAHEIAHALLMSPRTLRHRLGAEGTSYRELLDEIRQRLSEEMLIGGRLTVAETASRLGYVELSSFSQAFRRWHGMSPRAFRASRT
- a CDS encoding squalene cyclase; its protein translation is MTSEALTDWLLDSDPTLRWQVERDLLDATPAVWEATRSRIATEGFGARLLALQDPDGQWAGGAFFPADFDFDDPDGADEGQPWTATTWTLNALREWGLDASVLQERRTVELLDEHSRWEYDDLPYWSGEVDCCINAWTLANGVWLGADVNGLAGWFLEHQLPDGGWNCDWVEGSRRSSFHSTLNSLKGLLAYEAATSGNADIRAARRRGEEYLLERRLLNRLSTNQPVGHWINDFTYPMRWSYSALNAAEYFRSAALQDGTTPDPRIRDAVDIVRAARQPDGTWLQSGRQPGRVWFEVDVPAGQPSKWLTLYGTRLLDWWDAAA
- a CDS encoding cellulose-binding domain-containing protein, producing MTGPDSLVKRWRTALHVVVSVLTVAIIGLAGTPMAHAAAAGARLVVQHTWQDGFIARFVVTNYSTVPMADWKIEFDMPVGQSISHAWSSTFAQYGTHYVITPASWNRVIPPGGSANGGIRGILSGTYTPPSNCVLNGQVYCS
- a CDS encoding Hsp20/alpha crystallin family protein; the encoded protein is MLLRTDPFRDLDRFTQEVLGTAARPAAMPMDAWRDGDEFHVEFDLPGINADSLDLDIENNVVTVRAERAPVDSSREMLAAERPRGVFSRQLVLGNNLDTGRITAEYRDGVLRLVIPVAEKAKPRKISVSRAGNAKAIDESRVITEDGSPVTNTAATKEPVNA
- a CDS encoding DUF1942 domain-containing protein encodes the protein MAAAAGIAAAGILAATPALADPTAVMFGQRAEIPSPGGAIEYTVINLQPSGHNDGIWYSDVTARAVSGAPTPNISDFNARAVNSSTYADMKGNEVDGLPNQPIAPGSYATGRLYFDVRNGTAPDSVVYRDAGGTDKVVWKS